The Cuculus canorus isolate bCucCan1 chromosome 12, bCucCan1.pri, whole genome shotgun sequence DNA segment AAAATCCACTGCCTCCGTTTAGTTAAGAGAGCCTCTCAGAGTTACCTGGGGCGCAAGcagtggaggagaggaggcaggacAGGGGGGGCTGAGCCCCACCACACTGACCCCAGTCCCTTGGAGAGACCCTTCCCCAATGTGGGTCCTCAGTCCCTCCTGCTGTCCCTGGGGTGCTGGAGGGAGGAAGGTGCTGGCTGCCCCTCACAGTCCCCAGCCATAGAGGGCCATATGGCGCAGGTGCTCCTCCAGACACTGGATGGCAACATCGTCTACCTCGGGATCAAACTTGTTGGCCAAGAAGTGGTGTTGCTGGAGCATCCATTGCAGGTCGCCTGCCCCGTAGATGCAGACGGAGCGCTGGTGGCGGCCGGTGCAGGGCGGGTAGGGCGCACCTTTGCTGGTGTCGCCCTCCTGGTACTGCCACTTGACCAGGCGTGCCAGGGCGTTCATGTCCGACAGCTCGTACTTGGCATTCTGGGGTGTGGCACCTGGCACGCCAGGAATGCGGTTGAGGGTGGCCCAAACGTGCTCGTCAGGGCTGTAGGTGTCCTTGGACCACTCCAAGAACTGCTGTACCGTGGGGTCTTTGAAGACGTGCTGCACGAAGGCCCGCGTCACCACTATGTACGCGTTGCCCGTGAACATGGGGGACCGGAGGGGTGGCGGCCGTTTGACCGTGGCTGTCCTGAAGATTGAATTCCCCACGGTGTAGTGGTAGTGCCAGCGCTTCTGCTTTAAGGCTGAGGGCTTCTCTGACTCCAGGCTGTTCCGCCCGTGCAGCAACTTCAGGGCTTGGACGATCTCGGCGTTGGTCTTGATGGGGAAATCGGTGCCACAGGTGTTGAGGAGGTAGCGCCACGGCACAGGACTCTGCAACAGGTCCTTCATACAGTTGAGGTCGGCCTGCAGCCGCGACCACGAGGCGTAGACTACCTTCTCCAGGCGGCTGGCCACGAAGACATTGGGGAAGCAGGCGGCGATGGCTCGCACGGCCTCCTGGAAGTCGGTCGGCGACTTGCGGTCAACGTGGATGCAGTAGACGTTTTGCGGTGCGTAGACGGACCGCAGGAGCCGCTCGAACATCTCGATCTTGTTGTGGATGACCATGGAGTAGGCGATGGGGAactctgcctcctccctgctcagCGGGAACTCGACGAACCTCCGCGTCTCCTTGAAGCTCCCGCAGTCCTTCGTCATGTTGAGGTAGTGGCGGGGCGTCAAATGGGCCCTTCTCGTGGCCACCTCCAGGCTGCTGAGCCGCGCCTCCCGCAGGCTCTGCGCGTCCCCCCGCACGACGCCCGAGCAGTTGACGCCGGGGCGCGCGCCGAGCTCCAGCGCCCGGAACAGCCGCTCGCGGCAGCGCGGGTCGGCGGCGGCGCCTGCGGGGGCGGCCGGGCACGCCCAGGGCTCCCTGCTGAGCGCCAGCCCCGCCGCCAGCAGTAGCGAGCCCAGCAGCGAGCCCAGCGCCGCCaggcagcgccgccgccgccgcggccCCGCGCAGCCCATCGCCTCCAGCGCCGGCCGCACCGCAGGTGAGCGGGAGCGCGGGGAAAGGGAGgctcctccctccccgcccTCCGTTTTATCAGCGCCGGAGGTTCGGTTTGatcagccctggaggtgttcttATCGCCCGGACATCTGTTGAATaggaagtgttttgttttatcccTCTCCGGTGCTCAGCTCGAGGAGAAGTCCCCTGGAATGCAACCGCGCGTAACACGCTTGTTAAAAAGACTTTGCTGGGTGGCTGGGATCTAACctgcttttcatagaattagAGAGTCACCGGGTTGGAAAACACTCTCAGATCGCtgagcccaactgtacctgtcagCCACTGAACCGTATCTTTAGGAACAacagtaagaaagaatttctaCCCTGCCTAAGTACAATCAATATTTCTTCATATGAAAGAATCactaggtttgaaaagacctttgagatcattgagcccaaccaCGCCTGTTTGCCACTAAACCCTATCCTTAAGAGCAACAGTAAGATTGAATTTGTATCCTGCCTAAGTACAATCAATATTCCTTTATAAGGTTCAAATATCAGAAAttcagtaggttggaaaagacctctgagatgaagcccaaccatacctgtctgctGCTGAACCATACCCCTAAACATCTCATctcctgtcttttaaacccctccagggatggcgactccccctcctccccaggcagcctctgctggtgtctgatgacccttcctgtgaaaaactTATTCCTGATGTACAATCTGaccctcctctggtgcagcttgaggccgttcccccttgtcctgtctcctgtcacttgggagaagaggccagtaCCCACCTCACtccaccctcctttcaggcagttgtaggcagtgatgaggtctcccctcagcctcctctctccaGGATGATCCAGTGCTCGGATCATCGCAACTTGCAGGTCAGGGAGTGACGGCAATAGTGCGCAATCCAGAAGCCCAGCTGCATCGTGCTGCCTTCTGACTGTTAGTGAAGGGTTATTGCGAGTGGTGGTGAGGTACAGGGCAAAGTGCAGTCTGCTtttacagagaaagcaaagggacGTGGTTTACAAATGATGTGTCATAAAATGTTTTACGCAGTTTGCAAATGACGTGCCTCAAAAATTCCCTTAAAGAAAAGACAGGGAATATCAGTGGAGTGTCCCCTGAGCTCCTATGTCCTGAGCTCCTATATGCACTTCTTGGCTCAGcattacttaaaagaaaaagagggataACTGTAAGTGACTAAAAATATGCCTTGTGCCATGATGAACAAAATTATGTCCCCTAGGTTTTGCAGTCATCCTAAACCACTTTGTGGTTTGACCCAAACATGATATTTGGTTCCATGTTTGTAAAAAAAGGCTGGTTTTAACAGTTTCGATGATGACTTAAAATTTCTTTGATGGGTTTTCTAAGATGCAAACAAAggtgtatttattttaacttcttttttttttttttttcctccagatgaATCAGGGAGCTCACAGAACTACAGCTGGACTGAGGGCAGTTGGTGTAAGTGTAGTTCTGTGTGAGTTCTAGGAAACAACAGCAGTTACTTCCCCATTTTAAAACCCGAGATTATTTGTTGAATTATTAGCTTTACCCAATTTAGTACATTATTGTCTAAGACATCTGTGGTCCAGAAGTTCTGATGGGCACTATGAAAAGCGATGCTGTgatatatatagtatatatatatatagtatgtGGATTCAGCTGTGCCAAGTACCAAAGTGAATGTGCTTGGGAGAATCgtaggggaaaaaaggcataGGGAAGCCCAATACTgagtaaggaaagaaattatttagagTGAATTTGTCAACATTGTGTAAATTTAATCACAGGTTCATCCATGTGAAATTTCTCTGGAATAAGTTTGTCACTCGGCATTAACATCTTGAACTTATTCAGTGCAAGAAACTTGAAGCTTTTGAAGGTTCCCTTGGTTAGCAGCGTGGCTGTAGGACCGTGCATCGTCTACTCTGTAGTACACGGCTCTTCAGATGTAGGCTCTTATCTCAAGTTAAAAATAGCACAGCAAACCCAAGTAGTGTGAAGCACTTATGGCGGTACTGACTGAAATATCTTCCTTGCTTACTTTCAGGGTGAATTTTTAGAACTGTGTGACATGTAAACGTCCAACTGAACACTTGGCTGcaaatctgaaaaatctttgTAATGGTTATTGGTTGATCACTAAGTTAATCGCGCTATACGGTACTGAGCAGCCCtttctgaattactttttttggGTTTGTCACACcagtttttcctgtgctttggtGCTAT contains these protein-coding regions:
- the GCNT3 gene encoding beta-1,3-galactosyl-O-glycosyl-glycoprotein beta-1,6-N-acetylglucosaminyltransferase 3; this encodes MGCAGPRRRRRCLAALGSLLGSLLLAAGLALSREPWACPAAPAGAAADPRCRERLFRALELGARPGVNCSGVVRGDAQSLREARLSSLEVATRRAHLTPRHYLNMTKDCGSFKETRRFVEFPLSREEAEFPIAYSMVIHNKIEMFERLLRSVYAPQNVYCIHVDRKSPTDFQEAVRAIAACFPNVFVASRLEKVVYASWSRLQADLNCMKDLLQSPVPWRYLLNTCGTDFPIKTNAEIVQALKLLHGRNSLESEKPSALKQKRWHYHYTVGNSIFRTATVKRPPPLRSPMFTGNAYIVVTRAFVQHVFKDPTVQQFLEWSKDTYSPDEHVWATLNRIPGVPGATPQNAKYELSDMNALARLVKWQYQEGDTSKGAPYPPCTGRHQRSVCIYGAGDLQWMLQQHHFLANKFDPEVDDVAIQCLEEHLRHMALYGWGL